One Coffea arabica cultivar ET-39 chromosome 5c, Coffea Arabica ET-39 HiFi, whole genome shotgun sequence DNA window includes the following coding sequences:
- the LOC113689976 gene encoding GEM-like protein 5, which translates to MADSSGNNHPPPQPTPAPTAAPTATPPTDEDQAKWGTRIMGQPAAPTTHPDNQRAASWVNQHHPYVVHSPVDKPSENPGESVIHMFNSWSHRAETVAKNIWHNLKTGPSVSGTAWGKLNLTAKALTEGGFESHYKQIFATDPNERLKKTFACYLSTSTRPVAGTLYLSTVRVAFCSDRPLSFRAPSGQETWSYYKVMIPLANIANVNPVVMKQNPPEKYIQIVTVDRHEFWFMGVVNFEKASHHLLDSVSDFGARQNASTVEFKAKPQLMTFSSQN; encoded by the exons ATGGCAGACTCATCCGGGAACAACCATCCTCCCCCACAGCCTACGCCAGCTCCCACGGCGGCTCCGACAGCTACTCCGCCAACTGATGAGGATCAGGCCAAGTGGGGCACTCGTATCATGGGTCAACCAGCAGCTCCAACAACTCATCCAGACAATCAGAGGGCAGCCTCCTGGGTCAATCAGCACCACCCCTATGTTGTTCACTCACCTGTGGACAAGCCTAGCGAGAACCCTGGTGAATCTGTGATTCATATGTTCAATTCTTGGAGCCATAGAGCTGAAACTGTAGCAAAGAACATCTGGCACAATT TGAAAACTGGACCATCGGTTTCAGGAACTGCATGGGGAAAACTTAATTTGACAGCAAAGGCGTTGACTGAAGGGGGATTTGAGTCTCATTACAAGCAGATATTTGCTACAGATCCAAATGAGAGGTTGAAGAAGACCTTTGCTTGTTACCTTTCAACCTCAACACGTCCTGTTGCTGGAACTCTTTATTTGTCAACAGTTCGAGTGGCCTTCTGCAGTGATCGTCCCTTGTCCTTTAGAGCTCCTTCTGGGCAAGAAACTTGGAGCTATTACAAG GTTATGATACCTTTGGCAAACATTGCGAATGTGAATCCTGTTGTTATGAAACAAAATCCACCAGAAAAATATATTCAGATTGTGACGGTTGATCGACATGAGTTTTGGTTCATGGGAGTTGTTAATTTTGAGAAAGCATCACATCATCTCTTAGACAGCGTTTCTGATTTCGGAGCTCGTCAAAATGCTTCTACTGTTGAATTCAAAGCCAAGCCTCAATTGATGACTTTTTCAAGCCAAAATTGA